In uncultured Bacteroides sp., the following proteins share a genomic window:
- a CDS encoding DUF4248 domain-containing protein has product MNNIKKQVPDSMAGCIKVADIANIYFPQYSKTETAKKKFRIMIRKSKALYNKLMEKGYNEESEHLTPIQKDLVFSFWGEPQRYVIIKK; this is encoded by the coding sequence ATGAATAACATAAAAAAACAAGTCCCTGATTCAATGGCCGGATGTATTAAAGTGGCCGACATAGCAAATATCTATTTCCCGCAATATTCTAAAACGGAAACAGCTAAAAAGAAATTCCGCATTATGATAAGAAAATCTAAAGCGCTGTATAACAAATTAATGGAGAAGGGATATAACGAAGAATCAGAACATCTCACCCCTATACAAAAAGATTTAGTATTCAGCTTCTGGGGAGAACCTCAAAGGTACGTCATAATAAAGAAGTAG
- the dnaB gene encoding replicative DNA helicase → MEKHINMPFALDYETAVLGACLLETKAMPLAIKFLRAEMFYDDRHQKIFSALECMFNEGRSIDIITVTEELKRRGELEKVGGPFFIVQLSSEVASSAHLETHALTLKDYYIRRELIKGQSKMLAMAVDMTVYTEDAIAATQEMLDNLNKDAAWNNSLRDMETLMSDTIELAEERREKQEEGVTGIPTGLTDLDVLTSGWQKGEAVVIAARPAMGKTMVSLHLAKAAAKAGHNVLFCSIEMQGERLGDRLILLESDVNAHRWRSGQTAPDEWIDGQNTARELAKLPMMIDDNPSMSMDYIRAEARMLKSKGKCDMIIIDYLQLSDMKSNDRALRNREQEVAIATRKAKLMAKEMDCPVILLSQLNRDSETRPGKRPQLSDLRESGAIEQDADLVLLLYRPALAGLATDKESGYPTDGLGIIIAAKHRNGETGNVYFSHNKSMTKITDYTPPMDWLMNQKTN, encoded by the coding sequence ATGGAGAAACATATTAACATGCCGTTTGCTCTCGATTATGAAACGGCGGTACTGGGTGCCTGTCTTCTTGAAACGAAAGCTATGCCACTGGCTATAAAATTCTTAAGAGCGGAAATGTTTTACGATGACAGGCACCAGAAGATATTTTCTGCGCTGGAGTGTATGTTCAACGAGGGGCGAAGTATCGACATTATCACCGTAACGGAGGAGCTGAAGCGACGCGGGGAGCTGGAAAAGGTGGGCGGACCGTTTTTCATTGTACAGCTGAGCAGCGAGGTGGCAAGCTCGGCTCACCTGGAAACACACGCCCTAACGCTGAAGGATTATTACATCCGCAGGGAACTAATAAAGGGCCAGAGCAAGATGCTGGCCATGGCGGTAGACATGACGGTGTACACCGAGGATGCTATTGCTGCCACGCAGGAGATGCTGGACAATCTGAACAAGGATGCGGCATGGAACAACTCGCTGCGCGACATGGAGACGCTGATGAGCGACACCATTGAGCTGGCGGAGGAAAGACGTGAGAAACAGGAGGAGGGCGTAACGGGTATTCCTACGGGGCTCACCGATCTGGACGTGCTCACGTCGGGATGGCAGAAGGGTGAGGCGGTCGTGATCGCCGCCCGCCCGGCTATGGGAAAAACAATGGTTTCGCTGCATCTGGCAAAGGCAGCGGCTAAGGCGGGGCACAATGTGTTGTTTTGCAGCATCGAGATGCAGGGCGAAAGGCTGGGCGACCGCCTTATCTTGCTGGAGAGTGACGTCAATGCGCACCGCTGGCGAAGTGGTCAGACTGCCCCGGATGAGTGGATCGACGGGCAAAACACGGCTCGCGAACTGGCTAAGCTGCCCATGATGATTGATGATAATCCGTCAATGAGTATGGACTATATCCGCGCCGAAGCCCGTATGTTGAAAAGCAAGGGTAAGTGTGACATGATTATTATTGATTACCTGCAGCTTAGTGACATGAAGAGCAACGACCGTGCGCTGCGCAACCGCGAGCAGGAGGTGGCTATTGCCACACGCAAGGCGAAGTTGATGGCTAAGGAGATGGACTGTCCGGTGATATTGCTCAGCCAGCTGAACCGTGACTCGGAAACACGACCAGGCAAACGTCCGCAGTTGTCGGATTTGCGCGAGAGTGGCGCCATTGAGCAGGATGCCGACCTGGTATTGTTGCTTTACCGTCCTGCACTGGCAGGTCTTGCCACCGACAAGGAAAGCGGGTATCCTACGGACGGACTGGGTATCATCATCGCCGCCAAGCATCGTAACGGCGAAACGGGCAATGTTTACTTCTCGCACAACAAGAGTATGACAAAAATAACAGACTACACACCGCCCATGGACTGGTTGATGAATCAAAAAACAAACTAA
- a CDS encoding DUF4248 domain-containing protein: MEMEEDFRIRTYTKAELAHLYNPCMTIPAALRTLARWITGNKTLATQLTVLEYNHRSRIYTPKQVKVIVEHLGEP; encoded by the coding sequence ATAGAAATGGAAGAAGATTTCAGAATCCGAACGTATACAAAAGCCGAACTGGCTCATCTTTACAACCCTTGCATGACTATTCCGGCAGCATTGCGCACACTTGCTAGGTGGATAACCGGAAACAAGACCCTTGCCACTCAGCTCACCGTGCTGGAATATAATCATCGCAGCCGCATTTACACACCAAAGCAGGTGAAGGTAATTGTGGAACATTTGGGGGAGCCGTAA
- a CDS encoding HU family DNA-binding protein, whose amino-acid sequence MSVKYSVVMRKNPSRITEPGKYYAHAQAYGDLDFDSLCEDVNSRCTVTRADLAAVIESVLDSMKQALAKGQIVRLGNFGSFQIGLSSKGAEKEDEYNSSFIRGTRIAFRPGKLLINMQKTLSYSQVAKLPVKAKATTTPGTGV is encoded by the coding sequence ATGAGTGTAAAGTATTCAGTTGTAATGAGAAAAAATCCGTCGAGAATCACAGAACCAGGTAAGTATTACGCGCATGCACAGGCATACGGTGACTTGGATTTCGATTCGCTTTGCGAGGACGTAAACAGTAGATGTACGGTAACCAGAGCAGACCTTGCCGCAGTGATTGAGAGTGTGCTCGACTCGATGAAGCAAGCCTTGGCAAAAGGTCAGATTGTGCGCCTGGGCAACTTTGGAAGTTTCCAGATTGGGCTGAGCAGCAAGGGAGCTGAAAAAGAGGATGAGTATAACTCGTCATTTATTCGCGGAACAAGAATCGCCTTTCGTCCGGGTAAATTGCTTATCAATATGCAAAAAACGCTCTCTTATTCGCAAGTGGCCAAGCTTCCGGTGAAAGCCAAGGCAACCACTACTCCAGGCACAGGGGTTTAG
- a CDS encoding DUF5675 family protein, with protein MELKLERIYLNKDYTIGKLYIDNEYYCDTLEDTTRDINKDGKFDNGETKIYGSTAIPFGKYLVDVTYSNHFKKLLPLLIDVPAFDGVRIHAGNVTADTLGCILVGLNKIKGQLVNSRIYANLLTDKLTQAKSNNERIYISIV; from the coding sequence ATGGAATTAAAATTAGAAAGAATATATCTTAACAAAGATTATACAATAGGAAAGTTATATATTGATAATGAATATTATTGTGATACTTTAGAGGATACAACAAGAGATATAAATAAAGATGGTAAGTTTGATAATGGTGAGACAAAGATATATGGAAGTACTGCAATACCATTTGGTAAATACTTAGTTGATGTAACGTACTCAAATCACTTTAAGAAACTATTACCGTTATTAATTGATGTGCCAGCATTTGATGGTGTGAGGATTCACGCAGGTAATGTAACCGCTGATACTTTAGGTTGTATTCTTGTAGGTCTTAATAAGATTAAAGGACAATTAGTTAATAGTAGAATCTATGCAAACTTATTGACTGATAAGTTAACACAAGCAAAAAGTAATAATGAAAGAATATATATATCAATAGTATGA